AACACTTAGTAATATCACGTACTTACAAATGATATGCTTAATCAATTGTCCGCTTCCGTTATTTTCAGTGATTACACATCTCATAATGTTTGATAGTCTTGTAGAATGAGACACATATATTCCGCAAATACTAAGTAGTATTCCATTTTGCCTGCACCCGCCTTCTTTTTGACGTCTAACAGTAAAATACATTTCGACAGATATAATTGAATACGTATATCACGAGTATAAAGATGCAATGCTgtcaatcagaaaataattgaGAGAATCTGCTATAACTTGGATTTCACATCTTACATGTCGCAAATACGTGGTACACATTAATAAATTCCAAAGTTTATACCTTTATCGTCGCGTGGCAATTGCACAAAGTAGCTGTACTTAAAAATGATATGAGCCCGAAggaatttcttattaaatgcAGATATTGCTTATTCAAAATATGAGCGTTTCCAAATATTGGTTATCAGTTATTATTCTGTAatactttcttctttttgctTTTACGCCAGACTGAACTGTTTATTATTGACTAGATGTTTATCATGGACATCAGAATATTACACAGTAAATTCAGATCTGTACCTTTCATGGTGAGTTGTAtgcatatttcaaaaaattattcacttcaaaaattgcaactaattctatatttttaattagtctCCAACGTAGTCAACAAtcttctattatttaaaatgtacggattttgtatttttttttctgcactatatgcaatgtaaaatttatattacaatattttttgattattattcgtCTGAAATAGTCGACTCATCTGTGTGATTACGCAGCGCAAGTAAAACTAAATCAATTTCTGgatcattaaaattactttaaatacGGTACTTTAATACATTTCTTATTcactttctatctttttttctattttttttttttctaatttactgCCCTACAAGTAGTGTTCCGTAGATATGTCATCTTTGTTGctgtagtaataaatattctgatGGAACATAAATCAATGAAGCGTCGATAcgcagttttttttatgtgtgaTACTTTCTAATACTTACCGTGAGATCTATGTGAGTGCAaagttacatacatatatcttttGACAAAGAATTGGTAACACATCGATAGCGATTATTACTTGTTTTGGTACTTATCGGTATTTGCTACTAATAAAAGACGGCCCAAACTGACGCAGCGATACAGCAGCGGGAAGGTTCCTTGCGAGACGATCGGTCTCACATCCTTTCCCGCAGTGCACCTTTGCGTCGATTTGCGCGGACTTGAATTGCCACTTCCTATTTTAACAGTACACGCAGAAGAACGTTAATCCATTTTCGGCGAGAGTTAtttgattcaattttattgagTTTTTCGGCCGAGATGCATGTATGACCGAGCGAGGAAGCCCATGTGTGggacaaataattttgatacaagTCCGTCTCTGATGTAGAAACTAGTTTTGCCTTTAGACCTTAAAACGCTTAGATGTGTGTGTGCCGaggtatacattttaaatattgacaacATAGTTCGTTCCGTTGTTAGACTAGATTACcaacatatgcatatatacagtgtaataaatattgtacgaTCGACCTCCGAACGTGCAAATAAACCTCGCCTTAAAATCCGAGTATGCGGTAAAATTACacgatatatatgtaatatatatatcacgtgtttaattgtaatttttttttttttttaacgttaacaGCAATTGCTTTAGAGTCCATTTCATTCAGACTGTCATTTTGAAGCTAAGACATTCagcaaataatagaaaaaagaaaatacagcTACGTTACCGCCTAACTATGTTACTCTCTAGTTTATTAGTCAAGTATCGAGCGTAAGAAGAAAGCAGTTGCGGTAATTGTGTTTCGTCTTCTTAGCAACTCAATTTCCTACTTGCAAAGCAGCTTAATTGCCTATCTAATTAGTAGATCGAGTCTAACTTCTTCGTTGCACATTCAATGGATCATCTCACTCGTATTTTGGTAATATAGTACTTAagattatttacttatatattcgTTCGTAATATGTAAAAAGGAAATTCTGCCAATAGTCTAACAGAATCTTCATgcaattatagaaattatgaTACAGTGCCGATCCGTACAATTGTCTCTCGGGAAGGTCTTTCAACTATTAAcagaatttctaaaaaatattgtacaaaatataaacgGTTGTTTATCAACATTGGAAGATAAAGATGTCATTAGAAGcctatatgcaaaaatatgtataacagCTGCCTCGAGAAACAATAtgatagaaattgaaaaaaaaaaaaaaagtagataaGACACAAGTCGATTATACGATCGCTTCtcatttaatgcaaaaattaaattaaaatatagtataaaaaaaattatgcatgcGCTGTATGCGAACCTAAGATGGCATCACAATGAttcaataaacttaaaaaaaattactagcCTGATGCAATATACTGTACATTTACAATTATCGATACAATGGTAGATACACGCGATATAAATTCatgaaattatgtatacaagtaaattatttacagcGTTAATAGATCTCTGCTTAATGCTATATTGAGAAAAATCATTTCGACATTAGCTAGAGTGGGCGAAAACATAAAACACGCACACGCATTCACTCATGCACCGGTAATGAACTGAATACTGACGACAAAGTAGCAATATGTGCGCTATTGTTGCTGCATACTTGTCACATATAATGTGCGTAAGCTAGCTGTTTTCCCGCAAGATTCTACAATGATTTCGTATCATAAATAAGTGGCATAAACAAACGCAACGTTATGTACAATTTCATTCATATTGCGTATTCATTAGCCAATTAtatcacattaatttttaagaatttcttttccgCACAATGTCACAAGCGAGTGTCATGAATGTCGAGGATGAAGGGATTTATGCAGATCTTTCTATCTAAGTTTGTGGGAGTTCGCTCGGTAGAATTCAAACTATTGACACTAACTTTTATACGTATATGGCAGCTTTTCAactactttttaaaattttgcgtaTCTATCCTGGCAATTAATTTCTCTGGATTGCTATTACCCGTGTTTTGTACTAGAACGATGTCAGTTGTCAACTAAATGCTTAGGCCTTTTCTGTTGCTGTTATATcactaaatattacaaatcttGATGTTACACGTATCCAAGATGAAGTTTGAGAATCGATGAatcattcatatatatatatatatttaccggTTATTATTACACGGGTGAAGCATTATTACCcaaataataaactaaaaaagaGATTGACAGGCGGATTCATTCACTTGATTCATTCTTGAAGAAGAGGCACGCAAActgctatatttattattatatggcAACATCTTCCATTGTGGATTATATCTAAAAGTGGTGTCATTGagtgttagaaaaaaaaatacaagatataTCCACTTTCAATCGTGGCAAAATTAATCCAATTGCTTGTCCCGTGGAatgtattatgaaaattagTGTTCAAGTTTAGGAgaatatttcaagtttttaGTTGAAAAAATCGCTTCGAAAACTGATAAATTATggagttaaattaaatttggataaaaattttaattacatatttatcttACCCCATAATCGTTAGGTAGTGATGTGAGTTAAAGTTGAAAGCTTTGATATCTAATAACAAGTTGccaacaaaaatgttttttttttttcctatcatCATATACAATAGTATATGTAACAGTTGCGCTCAGTCGTACCATGTGTCCCGAGATATGCGCGCCAGAGCGCTAAACACGAGACTACAATGGCCCTACATTAATCAACGTAATTGGTGTTCATCCTTGTGTAATCAACAGTGTTCTGTTGACGCTCGAAAATTCGCTTACCTACATAAAGCTAGAAATGGACGTTtacatacatttaaataaattaaaaagaaaaacacgtACTACTTTATACAATTCGCTAGCAAAGACAAATAAATAAGTCGTTTCTTAAATGTATCTAGAACAGTTGAAGATCGGGGTTTCTCTCATTAATATTAGGATAAACATTGTTACAGTTTGTAAGTTAAGTATAAGTTGCATATCTTCATAGCAAATACTTCATATCGGCTTGTAACAAAACGGAAAGACTATTAAAAATGCACTGGGATAGATATTGGTTTTTACCTAGCGTTCTTCAATGAATCCGAGCTTTTGGCGTTTCGATCTCGAATTGATGCGAATTTTTACAAACGTATAATTACTTTAAGTTAAATAGTGCAGTATGTTATACTGAGCCTACTAAATACTGAATTCATACGTTTCCAATACTAAAATTTCcgtaaagtttaataatacagTAAGACACAACCTCACAGAGGTTGTCGAAAAGGGATAGACTCGCTAACCCTTTCACCGCTCTTAGAGCGTTGTAGAATTTCTCCGCAAAAAAGTATATACCTAAATATAAATCTCCTAATTcactgtgtgtgtgtatgtgtgtgtgtgtgtgtgtgtgtgtgtgtttcaGCCTTTCGATTTCGAGACGCAGGCAGTGAAAGGGTTAGGTATATTCTAGTTTTGCGACTGCGTCTTCTTGCCGCCACGTGGCTTGATACTTTCGGAAATCTGCCACATCGCCTCCTCACAGAGGAAATCACTAAAGTTGTTGAAAAATGTTATGATGCGTTCGTGTTTCTTGAAAGAGTACGtgctgcaaaatattaaacaacaattatgcaaaaatgcaAAGCGGgagtatcaaaatttattatcgaattAGTAAAAACGGAGATAATCACCCTTTCTTaaatcttttcatattttcaacAATGTTATATTGTTGCCATCTCTTTGAGAAGTTTATAGTGCCATCTGGTAATAAATCGCTATTTCCAATATGCACAAACGTAAGATCTTGTAAAACAAGTCCGCTGGAAGAATACGCGTGCGCATTGTTAGAGAAATATACGAGGATAttcgcatttttttaataacaaacacTCACATATAAGGAATACATGGTGGTTGTGTATCTGCTAGAGCTTGTCTATAGGCTCGGAAACTGCTAGAGCTGTCGATGAGGGCGCAATACTCCTTGAGACCTTCCGTAATATGCTTCTGCCACTCGAGTCTCCTAATGGGTGCACTGTCCAGTGCAGACAACAATGCGAGATAGCTATTGAAATTGTTAATCTTCCTAAggtgtttcattattttgatgaACTTTACAACGTATTTCTCCCTGTCTTTCGCCTCATTTTCTAATCGATGTTCTAGTATCCTAGATCGTGCCCAGTACGACATTTTGTTGAAATGCTCAGTGAATCTCGTAAGATTCGGACTTCTCTCCTCGTTCTGCTCCTGCGCCCAGATCAGCACTTCTGgaatttctattttcatgAACAAATCGGCATCGAGCAGTGTCATTTGTTCCGCGATCTGTTCGCTTTTGAAGTCCAACAGAGATGCCTGCTTCGTTGTTACACTTAAAGACGAGAGAATCGGCTGTGCCGCTTGCAGCTGCTTGAGACTGTGCTTCTCTAAAATCTTAACTCGCAACGCTTTGGCCATCGTGAGATCCCCGCTGCACACCAATTGCTGCACAAATTCCATTAGAGTTTGCAGAAGAACGTCGTCGAGATCGGATATTctgtagaaataattaattgcatcagattttattctaaagctataagaataataagtgtgaataaaaatttttgtttacgtTAAATCACTGACGACTCTAACTAATAAGGAAAACGCTTCGCGCGCGGCTCTTTGCTTGACGACATCTGGAGAACACGAAAAACGTTGATGGCGTCTGTGTAGCTTTCGAATTAGTTCTAACGGCTGTATAAAGGTTCTGTACGTCGTTAAGAACGCCTCTTGATATAGAAAGtctgaaaaaaagtatacatttcTTCTGAAATTTAGTTCATCTAACGTCTTATTATATCACACACAGTTTTCATGAttcatttatcattttcatgATTAATACATCAATTACCTGATTCTTTCTCATCTACGCAGCATGTAAAACAtacgatataataaataatatgattgaaaaattattatacatttttgaaaactgAATTCGTTCATTAGTTGTGAATACTTgatcgataaataataaaagaaaaagtaccATACCGTGTTTGTTCGCTTTCGTCGCATGGATTAGTAATGCATCGGGATGTCCACCGCGTATATCCGGCCCTTCCTCTTCCGCTTTCTTCAATACCAAGTATTTGCTAATGTCTAATTCGTCTAAAATACTGTCGTCTTGATCGACGTCCCTCAGTTCAAGAGTGTTTTCGTCAACTGATATGGAAGAAAGCGCATTACTAGCCGGCCTGGACGACGGCAATGCTGCGTccaagataatattattattctgaaataaaaaaaattataccgCCGTGAATGTTAATGATCTCCAATACAGCAGCCAATTTATTACATCGAGATTTACCGATTTCACTGGAGTGGAAGGTGTAACGTCTTTCTTCTCTTGCACGTGAGCTGGCTCGTCTGGCTTCAGGGGCGTTGATGTCACGAGGGGATCCGAGTTATTAATACTTTGCATACTGATCGTAGGTTTCGGCGATATCGGCGGAGGTGTAGAGTTTGATTTGATGGAACGAGATCTCTTTGGTGGTAACGCCGGCGGCAGACTAGAATTATTTGTTGCATCTACCGATACTAAAGTCGGTGCTGGAGTCATAGAAAGGCtggaaaagaaaacaattgtcAAGAAGATGTTATCGAAActatctgtaaaaaaaaaaggtaggAAGAATGCATGAATTGTGTATCATAGAAATACGTACCTTGAGCTGTCACGTAATTCAGTCACGGTGTGCGCCATAAAGGAACATGATTGTGTTGTGGTAAGAGACATCTCATGTTGCTGCCATTCTGCTTGCATCGAGTTGTAGGCTGCTACAGAATGCCGAGTACCGAGACCGGAGATGAAATCGTTATTACTGTGGGAGCAGTTTCCAAACATCTCCATGTACGCCATGACTGAAATGCATTCAAGTGTACGGATTAATGTGGATTTTCGTAAGAGTtccgagaaagagagagagagagtgagagagagagtgagagagagagagtaattcttgttattataaattattctaaataaaaactgAATGGCGTATAATACAGTCGATGAATACAAGCATGACGTATGCTGCAATAAGATATTAAGGCACATGGTGTATGAATCGTGTAAAAACACTGATGCGCAAGCAAATATTGTCGTGTGATTGTTATTTCGATAAGCCACGTGTGtataaaactgaaaaagtCAAACTCACTGGAGTAAGAGTGGAATCTTTTGAACAGCATCTTTCGTATTGCTGCGTGTCGTATGATATACTTCAACAATTGAGCTTTTGTATCGCGAAAGCGAAGTGCTGTAGTGATTGCAggtttcgttaaaaaaataccGTGAAAGTTAAGATTTCATGTTTCACTTTTAGTCGGTTTTAGTCCGTTTGTCTTGAAATAGAAATGGAAACTAAGCTTTAATTCAGTTCAACGGCTGACGGAGATGAATTAACCGACTATTAATGGAAAAggtcaaattaattaaagaaagattatAGCGCCCACATCAACTTGCaagaatgattttttttacatttgtgttaataaattgtataaaacccatggaattttttatctcaaatacACAAAAGTAAATCAGTATGTGTTtgatataatcataaaaattcgtaataaatatttttcaaaattatgaaaattatcagtaattttcaaaagacAAATATGGATCAATCATGaaaatagattataataaaaaataaacagtattaattatgtatatttagtatatttttctCGATTAGCATAATCATTGAGTGTCATAGCTAAAATTTCCgcaagaatgaaaaaataagcCACAAAactgcaattattaataaaagttcaaGCTCAATATCAAACACAAAATCGTGTTCTAAGAATGTcctagataaaaaaaatagaataacagTAAACATGCCGCAAGAAGCCtggaattaaaatttgatgtaaatatatgaaacataGGACACATTAACTTAGCGTGAAAGTGTTTGCTGGGGGTAGTTGAATATTGTGTGGGCAGAGGATCCCACTTACCAGAATATGCCACTGATTGGAACACTGGGGGATACAAAACAATTGCATCAGTTTTAACCCACTACCAAAAAGTAATTTGGAATGTctactataattttatttaactacatCGCGATCAAATCTGAGAAAAAAGTCAAACAGTAAAGAGACATTTAAGGCACCAGATCTTGTTAAGAAAGATCCTTTTACTGTTTGATTTTAGAGaacataaaaagaatataaagaacataatattattttagagatTATTACATTagtttcttgaaaaatttgtcaaCGTAGCATTTTTTCGTCAAAGtcgtgtaattttaaaattgacaatCGAGAAATGAAGCACCAACACCAACACTCTTATTCTGCgcgctttttttattattgccaaTATCGATAAGTGTTAAAGAGATTACTCACTGTGACGTTTTTTCAGAGGCAGAGGAGGCGGCTTGCTGGCATCCGGACTGTCTCCGTTGCTGGTGTGCAAACTGCACGTGGATAAATGCTCATTTTCTGGTACATTATCGTACTGCGATGGCTGACGTTCTTTCCTTCTTTTGGATCGCTTCTCCGGCAACGCCGGAGGCACTCCGTTAGAATCGGACGTAGCTACCGATTCCATTTCCTGTGTACATTATTAAAGTTACGTTGTGAAGAGAAAATTAGAGtacaaaaaatgagataaaaatgtgtgaaacataaaaaaaaacgtaacaACACCCACATTTACCAGTTTCTCCAATAAAGCTGGGTCTCCGTTTCCAGATACATTAGTCGTGCTAACAGTACTTTTGGAACTAGTCATGGTCTTCTGTGTAAAAATAGAGCCGTTACTATCCGAGGATGATTTGGTCTGAGAGAACGACTGTTGTTGCGCACTAAACGATTGAGAATTATAACTAATGCTGCTCTGCTGCGACGATCTCTTGGACGTCATGCTGGACGCGGTGTAACTTTGGGATGAACTTCGCTGCGAGTGCATCGAAACAAAGCCTGATTCCTGTGTTTGAGTAGACAATCGCTCCATCTTCCCTTCTATGCCtggaacaaaataaatgaaaagcaAGTTTAATTAGAGCAATCGGAGACaccaaaagaaaatatataaaagtgacAAGAAAGCTTGTTCCTTacgaaaaaacattttgacaTGTTCCCAATTGAAACTAGATCTATGTGacattttacataaagtaTGCTTTATAATAGCACTGTGATATGaagtgaaagagaaaagagtGACTGTTCGATCTCGCCGTTCGACTTGAGCGAAGATGTATAAGATACTGTTTATTCATGCGGTCGGAAGGTCGATTCCACCCACGCAACTTGTTCCACTAACTATTTCAGGAATTCTTGCGTAATTTTATCTCTGGCATTTTTCCTTCCCTTTTGCATGCGTTTGCAGTTTTggaatactttatttaaaaaaaaaaaataaataaattaaaacacttttaatttgtataattttaatttgtaaattgcTTCTTTCATTATCGTTTTACGTGtgtaagagaaatatatacgtttttcaaattttatcaatctcgccaatttattaatttgtttcgtCATCATGCTacttatttgtataataaaaaaaaattacacaccAGTGAATGGACTAAGCATTTCTTGAGGCGTTTGTTGGCCTAGCAACATAGTACTTGGTATACTAGTTTCAGACCCATCCCAGCAATTACAGTTTGAAGTACCATTAACTTGCATGCCTACAAtgatacagaatatatattattttgcaataaacgCATAATCGAagattataacataaaatatagaaaaataaatacacaaataaactCACGTCTAatgttgtaaatatatataataatatatttatcaaaaaatattaataacggcaatttttctttcataaaaatagcATGCATTGATTATCTAATATAAGTTTATGATaagcataatatatatataatatatatatatataatatatatataaatacccGATATTATACAAAACTCCTGAAATGTATTCATAGCTAACTTATACTTAGCTTCGGagctaatttatatttagtttcACATACTTTTTGTACTTCACATCCTTATTATTAACCACGGTGTATATTAAGCTTGACAATATCCCATATCTATAATAATCGCAAATTCTTCTCGATACTAAAACAGCGCGTCGCGTAACCAGCAATAGAAACAGTTCCGACAAACGTTCAGTTGTTGACTGAGACAAGTGGAATACCAAACTGACATACTGAGTAAGCGCTGACCGCTCGTCTTACACATATGGGAATGTATTCACAGCAATCGCCTTACCAGACACACATGATTCAGAAACTAAAGTACAGCGAAACgttactaattgtaagattagTGTCGCATGCATTtcactattattttttgttacaacaCGATATCTCGTCGTGTacgagatattaaaaattaaatttgaatgaCGCAGCGatgcgaaagaaaaatttcaagtgtAAAGCGCCCAAAATACCTTGAATAGTAGCCATGAGACTTAGGTCCATACTGTCATTCAAAGACTCGTCATTTGGTCCCATTATAGCTCGAATCTCGTCCTCATCTCGGGAATGATTCAGAGCCGAATCCAAACTACCGGCGGACGCGCTCAGAAGCGACGACGAGTCCTCCGGGGATCGACTTCGAAGGGATACTCTATCAAGACTAGATGCCAGAAGACCCTCCGACTCGTCGAGGAGCTGCTGGGTCCTCGTTCTTCTCTTCGGCGGTAACGGAGGAGGTGTGCCAGACGAGCTGTTTTCCTCCGACAAACACACATTTGTTCTACAAGGGATCGGGCTATTTCTATGTTCAACCGACGCGTGATTTATCATCCGCTTGCTTATACTCGAAACGAGTGTTACCTGTCGGGTAGCGGGGGTTTCGGGGGTGGACTAGAATCCCGTAAAATCGACTCCGAACTATGCGAGCTGCGAACCAGACTACTGCTCGCCGCTGTTTGCTCCAAGATCTGCCGTTCTCTTGGCGTCAACGGTATGTCCGGCAGAGAGTTTCTTTGCGTTAGTTCCGATCCATAACCAGAAGTTCTGTAACACATCATTCTTATGTTATAATTCGTTTTGAAAACGATACTGCAAACTCTGTATTGATAATTGatcaaattcaaatttacacaaacttcaaaattgaaattatctccacaaaatgctaaaaaagattattcataattaaagtTCAGAATGCTGTAACACGCGCGTTATTTGGCGCTATTCGCGCTGAACGCTTCTGAATGCTAAGCGAGAAATAACGATAGAGAATTCTCCATCTAAGATAATCGTATGATTATCTAACTCTCTATTGCTATGTCACGTTCAACATTCAGCGACGTGCCATGTTACAGCACTCGTTCTAGCTTTACTCACAATCTACTCCGTTTCAATTTTCGTTTCGACATCAAtatggttttttttatcatttttatcaaaatatttcatgctaattaatattaattccgCGTACCAACCATATATTATTtctcgatataaaatataaagccaaattatatatagtattaaaaTTGGATATTATTCCATTTCCaggtttttaaatttttatactaatgCATTCAtgcttataatttttctcttcatttttaatattttttttgttcaatattGTTACGTGATGGcagaagaataattttctttttgtttgttATGCTGAAGCATGAtggttttcaatttattatattccaaaattacatttctcttaaaattaCCTGTTACTATTTGCCGCAGACGCTGGTTTCTGCTTATTAGCGATCTTCTCGTGCGCCAGGGCTACTAAATTTTTCACCGCTTCCTCCACCAACCCAATAACGTGCGTCACGTTTTCGGTGTCCAAAGCGGAGGACTGATCACCGTGCAATAATACATCGTCGCAGAGTTTCAGCAACTGCGCTAGTGCTTGGTATACTTGATTCGTGGCGGATCCCAACGTGGAGCTGCAACAATAccagaatataaaattagagaCACAGAAATGTAAAtcgatattttactttaaatcaGATCCAAACGAGAATTACATTACTCTCTTTCATACGTGACGTCGTCATTTATCGTAAAACAGATTtctattgtgaaaaaaatgtaaaccgAGGGCAAATAAAATGCTGCTGAATCAATTACCGACAGGGCtctattttcagaaaataagaTCAACGATACAAAGGGACTTTAATTAAAGGCaagtaaaatacaattaagtCAAGTGCCGAACAAGATTCTTCTTTCAGgagataaaatcaataatgtaaaacatcTTGAACGAATAAAGTGCAGCGAAATCAATCGCTGATAAGATTCCATTTCAAAAGGCACAATCAACACTCACCTGTTATCATAGAGCAAATAGGATTTCAACGCGTTGTGTATCGTGGTAACGGTATCGAGGACGATCGTGCCGTTGCCGGGCAGCATCTCGAGTTTCTTCTTGGACACGACATCCCGGAAGTGGAGCAGTGCCAGCTGCACCTGCCGTACGTGAATGTGCAGATCGCGTAAGGGATTCTTATCCACAGCGGTGCCGGAGTCGTTGCAGCCCGGTGCGCTCTTGTCTCGCGGCGTACGCGGTGACGAGGGCGAGGCGGCCCTCGTGGCCGCCCCGCTGCCTCCGCCGCCACCGCTGCCGCTACCAGGAGACCGCATGTGGGAGAGCTTTTCCAGAAAGTCCTCCTTGAAGGAGCGCGCACGACGCGCTAGTTTACCGCCGCGCGCCTTCCCGCCGGAGCGCTCCTCGACTTCTGCAACAAGAAGCATTCCATCTTGATGttagaaaattcaaaattataccgccattttagatatttcattcctttttatcttaattccGCGCTCcagaatgtaaaatttaacgcGGCTGTGCAATATTTCAAACATATGAGCttgatttgaatattttatcacgcAAAATGTGATTGCACGTTGCGCATTTTATGATCTGATTGTgagtaacattttttacaacatttatgtattttatatattaaattcaattttttaattttgtagtgACTGTTTGAATAATCCTCTCATAGTACGAATCgcgtttcataattttaacttttagtCTCATATATTgacattatatttgtatttcatcACTCTAAATTAGGTACTTAAggtttattcattatttgatCTAAGtttaattgtgtaattaaaa
This genomic window from Linepithema humile isolate Giens D197 chromosome 5, Lhum_UNIL_v1.0, whole genome shotgun sequence contains:
- the LOC105675839 gene encoding guanine nucleotide-releasing factor 2 isoform X3 gives rise to the protein MPQYDDSFLDSPMFRRRTRSYTVQKHFLPKSKSFHITATPLLLAVTNHARTLSGSLSTCNLKEVEERSGGKARGGKLARRARSFKEDFLEKLSHMRSPGSGSGGGGGSGAATRAASPSSPRTPRDKSAPGCNDSGTAVDKNPLRDLHIHVRQVQLALLHFRDVVSKKKLEMLPGNGTIVLDTVTTIHNALKSYLLYDNSSTLGSATNQVYQALAQLLKLCDDVLLHGDQSSALDTENVTHVIGLVEEAVKNLVALAHEKIANKQKPASAANSNRTSGYGSELTQRNSLPDIPLTPRERQILEQTAASSSLVRSSHSSESILRDSSPPPKPPLPDRTNVCLSEENSSSGTPPPLPPKRRTRTQQLLDESEGLLASSLDRVSLRSRSPEDSSSLLSASAGSLDSALNHSRDEDEIRAIMGPNDESLNDSMDLSLMATIQGMQVNGTSNCNCWDGSETSIPSTMLLGQQTPQEMLSPFTGIEGKMERLSTQTQESGFVSMHSQRSSSQSYTASSMTSKRSSQQSSISYNSQSFSAQQQSFSQTKSSSDSNGSIFTQKTMTSSKSTVSTTNVSGNGDPALLEKLVNEMESVATSDSNGVPPALPEKRSKRRKERQPSQYDNVPENEHLSTCSLHTSNGDSPDASKPPPLPLKKRHMFQSVAYSVMAYMEMFGNCSHSNNDFISGLGTRHSVAAYNSMQAEWQQHEMSLTTTQSCSFMAHTVTELRDSSSLSMTPAPTLVSVDATNNSSLPPALPPKRSRSIKSNSTPPPISPKPTISMQSINNSDPLVTSTPLKPDEPAHVQEKKDVTPSTPVKSNNNIILDAALPSSRPASNALSSISVDENTLELRDVDQDDSILDELDISKYLVLKKAEEEGPDIRGGHPDALLIHATKANKHDFLYQEAFLTTYRTFIQPLELIRKLHRRHQRFSCSPDVVKQRAAREAFSLLVRVVSDLTISDLDDVLLQTLMEFVQQLVCSGDLTMAKALRVKILEKHSLKQLQAAQPILSSLSVTTKQASLLDFKSEQIAEQMTLLDADLFMKIEIPEVLIWAQEQNEERSPNLTRFTEHFNKMSYWARSRILEHRLENEAKDREKYVVKFIKIMKHLRKINNFNSYLALLSALDSAPIRRLEWQKHITEGLKEYCALIDSSSSFRAYRQALADTQPPCIPYIGLVLQDLTFVHIGNSDLLPDGTINFSKRWQQYNIVENMKRFKKGTYSFKKHERIITFFNNFSDFLCEEAMWQISESIKPRGGKKTQSQN